ATCGATGCTGAACCAACCCAAGTCGAGCAGTTCCCCGGGTTCAAGCCCTACAGGCGTCAAGTCAAATACCGCAAATCCAAGGCGGTGGACATCCGGCCATTAATCGAAACGCTGTCCTTCATCAAAGACAAATCCAGATGGGGAAGCGCTTTTCGGTTTGGATTTCTTGAAATTCCCGAGCCAGACTTTGCGAAGATTGCGGCAAAAATGCTCCCCAAAGGTCGATAGCGATAAGCGCCGGCGATCAGCCGCCCCCCAAGTAGAGCGATTCCAATCCCACCAACCGCTGGGTCACCAGCACCACCACAAGCGCCAGGACGATGCTGATCGTGCCGGCGGCGGCCGCGGTCGGATCGAACGAGAACCGCAGATAGTCGAAGAGCTGGATCGGCAGCGGCGTCGCGCCCACACCGCTGAGGAGCAGCGAGATGTTGAACTCGTCGTAACTCGCCACGAACGCGAAGATCGCGCCCGAGATGATGCCCCCCTTGATGAGGGGCAGCGTCACCCGCCGGAATGTCGTCAGCTGGCCCGCGCCGAGGTTGCGGGCGGCCTCCTCCAGCGTGCGGTCGAACCGTGCCAGCACCGCGCTGGTAATCAAGAAGACGTAGGGGAGGCTGATCAACGAGTGCCCGATGATCAACCCGAGCAGGCCCGTGTGGCGCCACCCCACCGCGAAGAAGAAGATCAGGAGCGCGATGCCCGTGACGATCCCGGGGACCGCCAGGGGAGAGATCAGCAGCACGCGCACCAGATCCCGAAACCGGGCGACGGACCGGAAGAGCCACAGGCTGGCCATCGTGCCCAGGACCGTCGTGACGATGGTCACGATCGTCGCGAGTTCCACGCTGAACGCGAGCGACCGGGTAAAGGAACGGCTGCGGGCGAAGGTGACAAACCAGCGAAGCGAGATGCCCTCCGGCGGGAACCGGAGGTACGCTCCCGCGTTCAGCGCCGAGACGACCACGACTACGATCGGGAGCAGCAGGAAGGCGTACACGAGCACGACCGCGAGAGTGAGCCACAGCCGTTCGCGACGGATCAGCATCGCCCCGCCCATCCGGTAGACGCGTCCGCGCGTCGCGCGTTCATACGACGGGCCGGGTGATCCGGGTCAGCACCCGCAGGTAGAGCCATACCAGCGCCAGAGTGATCGCAAAGAAAAGGATGGCGAACGCGCTGCCCCCGGGCCAGTTGAACAGCTCAGTGATCGTCCGCACCACCAAGATGGGAACCGTGAGCACGGTAAACCCGCCGAGCAGGGACGGGATTACGTAGGAGCTGATCGCGAGCACGAAGACGAGGATCGTCCCTGCCGCGACCCCCGGGAGGCTGAGGGGGAAGGTCACCCGCCAGAACGTGCGCCAGGCGCCCGCGCCGAGCGAGCGGGCTTCCATTTCGAGCTCGGGGTCGATCCCCTGGATGGACCCCGTGAGCGACAGCACCATGAACGGGATAAACACATGCACCAGGCCGATCAGCGCGCCGGTCTGATTGTACATGAGCGGCAGCCGTTTCATCCCCAACCCCTGGAGCATTTGGTTGATCAGACCGGTGTCCTGCAGCAGAATGATCCACCCATACGTCCGGATGAGCACC
This portion of the bacterium genome encodes:
- a CDS encoding EVE domain-containing protein gives rise to the protein MNKKRYWIGVASKEHVLIGTRGGFAQFSHGKLGPAKRLSKGDWVIFYSSREKFGEPKMCQQFTAIGEVIDAEPTQVEQFPGFKPYRRQVKYRKSKAVDIRPLIETLSFIKDKSRWGSAFRFGFLEIPEPDFAKIAAKMLPKGR
- a CDS encoding ABC transporter permease, which codes for MLIRRERLWLTLAVVLVYAFLLLPIVVVVVSALNAGAYLRFPPEGISLRWFVTFARSRSFTRSLAFSVELATIVTIVTTVLGTMASLWLFRSVARFRDLVRVLLISPLAVPGIVTGIALLIFFFAVGWRHTGLLGLIIGHSLISLPYVFLITSAVLARFDRTLEEAARNLGAGQLTTFRRVTLPLIKGGIISGAIFAFVASYDEFNISLLLSGVGATPLPIQLFDYLRFSFDPTAAAAGTISIVLALVVVLVTQRLVGLESLYLGGG
- a CDS encoding ABC transporter permease, which codes for TTVISLVLSYPLAYHLARAPRRWKGLLMILVVSPLLVGVLIRTYGWIILLQDTGLINQMLQGLGMKRLPLMYNQTGALIGLVHVFIPFMVLSLTGSIQGIDPELEMEARSLGAGAWRTFWRVTFPLSLPGVAAGTILVFVLAISSYVIPSLLGGFTVLTVPILVVRTITELFNWPGGSAFAILFFAITLALVWLYLRVLTRITRPVV